The Leguminivora glycinivorella isolate SPB_JAAS2020 chromosome 1, LegGlyc_1.1, whole genome shotgun sequence genome includes a region encoding these proteins:
- the LOC125225126 gene encoding histidine-rich glycoprotein-like, whose amino-acid sequence MRALLVFGVVCLAAACMADSPQDMAVAESKGHHHEHGGGHEHHGHHHHEHGGHGHKGHKGHHHHHKGHEGHHGKHHHEDHHHEHGGGHKKHWDEHDHHGEHHEHGHHHKGEKHGHHEHHDKGEHTDGYHKKHHKDHFHKDHHFHDGHHKEGKHHKHHHHHGHHDTHGGHHKKGGHHHSGHHEGHHGKHGHHDKHHYDEDHHGHKGHHGHEEHHHHHHDHGKKGHHDDHKHWGHHHGKH is encoded by the coding sequence ATGAGGGCGTTGTTGGTGTTTGGAGTGGTGTGCCTGGCGGCCGCCTGCATGGCCGACTCCCCGCAGGACATGGCCGTGGCCGAGAGCAAGGGGCACCACCACGAGCACGGCGGCGGGCACGAGCACCACGGCCACCACCACCACGAGCACGGCGGGCACGGGCACAAGGGCCATAAGGGCCACCACCATCACCACAAGGGACACGAAGGCCACCACGGCAAGCACCACCACGAGGATCACCACCACGAGCATGGAGGCGGACACAAGAAGCACTGGGACGAGCACGATCACCACGGTGAGCACCACGAGCACGGCCACCACCACAAGGGCGAGAAGCACGGCCACCACGAGCACCACGACAAGGGAGAGCACACCGACGGATACCACAAGAAACATCACAAGGATCACTTCCACAAGGACCACCACTTCCACGACGGACACCACAAGGAGGGCAAGCACCACAAGCACCATCATCACCATGGCCACCACGACACCCACGGGGGACACCACAAGAAGGGCGGCCACCACCACTCCGGGCACCACGAGGGCCACCACGGCAAGCACGGCCACCACGACAAGCACCACTACGACGAGGACCACCACGGGCACAAGGGCCACCACGGCCACGAGgaacaccaccaccaccaccacgacCACGGCAAGAAGGGCCACCACGACGACCACAAGCACTGGGGCCACCATCACGGCAAGCATTAA